The Streptococcaceae bacterium ESL0687 genome has a segment encoding these proteins:
- a CDS encoding glycosyltransferase family 2 protein produces MKISVVVPCYNEEEVLPIFFKEMEKISREGKLEFEYLFVNDGSKDSTLNILRDLSFRHPNVRYLSFSRNFGKESALYAGLKASSGDYVTVMDADLQDPPVLLLEMYDKIQDPDVDCVGCRRTTRKGEPVIRSIFAHVFYKLINMIGETEIVDGARDFRLMTRQMVDAILELHEYNRFSKGIFTWVGFNTIYLEYENRERVAGKSSWNFWSLLSYSLKGIINFSEVPLNIATYGGILSVFISLIGAIFIIIKTLAFGDKTQGWPSLVVIILFCSGVNLLMLGIIGKYISKIFMETKKRPIYIVRETDADLKVK; encoded by the coding sequence ATGAAAATATCAGTGGTTGTTCCTTGCTATAATGAAGAAGAGGTCCTTCCCATTTTTTTCAAGGAAATGGAAAAAATTAGTAGGGAGGGTAAGCTTGAATTTGAGTATCTTTTTGTAAATGATGGAAGTAAGGACTCTACCTTGAATATTTTAAGGGACCTCTCTTTTAGACATCCAAATGTTAGATACCTGTCCTTTTCAAGAAATTTTGGTAAGGAGTCAGCCCTTTATGCGGGGCTCAAAGCTTCTTCAGGAGATTATGTAACCGTAATGGATGCTGACCTTCAAGATCCACCAGTCCTTCTTTTAGAGATGTACGATAAGATTCAAGATCCTGATGTGGACTGTGTGGGATGTAGGAGGACCACCAGGAAGGGAGAACCCGTCATTCGGTCAATCTTTGCCCACGTCTTTTATAAGTTGATTAATATGATAGGTGAAACTGAGATAGTTGACGGGGCACGAGATTTTCGTCTAATGACCAGGCAGATGGTTGATGCCATCCTTGAGCTTCATGAATACAATCGTTTTTCTAAGGGAATTTTTACCTGGGTTGGTTTTAATACCATTTACTTGGAATATGAGAACAGGGAGCGAGTGGCAGGAAAAAGTAGTTGGAATTTTTGGAGCCTTCTTAGCTATTCATTAAAGGGAATTATTAATTTTTCAGAAGTGCCACTCAATATTGCTACTTACGGGGGAATCTTGTCAGTTTTCATCTCTCTTATTGGGGCAATCTTTATTATTATAAAAACCTTAGCCTTTGGGGATAAAACCCAGGGCTGGCCCTCTCTTGTGGTAATTATTTTATTTTGCAGTGGGGTGAACCTACTAATGCTTGGAATTATTGGCAAATACATAAGTAAAATTTTTATGGAAACCAAAAAACGGCCCATTTATATTGTCAGGGAAACTGATGCTGATTTGAAGGTAAAATAA
- the add gene encoding adenosine deaminase produces MLTSDIIENLPKTELHCHLDGSLSMDLIRELAQKSQLEIPQNDDVLRTKIHASEQVKSLADYLLCFDFVLPLLQTAENLSLASYDLARQANLDKVKYMEIRFAPRLHTREGLSLKQVVEAVCLGFERAEADFDIKMGGIICGLRHESPEDLLDLLDLFTQKGLSSKYINGFDLAGDEKNFPPGLFTDLLAKIKKQEINLTLHAGECGCGQNVLESIELGATRIGHGVAIGELPQEFSNLAKQGIVFEMAPTSNFQTRAIDSLENYPFKKLYEAGVLVTINTDNRTVSNTNLNKEYQKIADWYDFEPKDFLKVNLNALEGAFINQEEKDQLREEFISSYQDFL; encoded by the coding sequence GTGTTAACATCTGACATAATTGAAAACTTACCTAAAACAGAACTTCACTGTCATCTAGATGGCTCATTATCAATGGATTTAATAAGAGAGCTGGCCCAGAAATCACAGCTTGAAATTCCTCAAAATGATGATGTTTTAAGGACAAAGATTCATGCCTCAGAGCAGGTTAAATCTTTGGCAGACTACCTGCTTTGTTTTGATTTTGTTTTGCCCCTATTACAGACCGCAGAAAATTTAAGCCTGGCCTCTTATGATCTTGCCAGGCAGGCTAATTTAGATAAGGTTAAGTACATGGAAATTCGCTTTGCACCGAGACTTCATACAAGAGAAGGACTAAGCCTTAAGCAGGTGGTTGAAGCCGTCTGTCTTGGGTTTGAAAGGGCTGAAGCCGATTTTGATATTAAAATGGGTGGAATAATATGTGGCCTTCGTCATGAGAGTCCGGAGGATCTTCTTGATCTTTTAGATCTTTTTACCCAAAAGGGACTTTCTTCTAAATATATAAACGGCTTTGACTTGGCTGGTGATGAAAAAAACTTTCCACCAGGTCTATTCACTGATCTCTTAGCTAAAATCAAGAAACAGGAAATTAATCTGACCCTCCATGCCGGGGAATGCGGCTGTGGTCAAAATGTTCTTGAATCTATTGAGCTTGGAGCAACAAGGATTGGTCACGGGGTGGCTATTGGGGAGCTGCCGCAGGAATTTTCTAATCTAGCCAAGCAGGGGATTGTTTTTGAAATGGCACCAACCAGTAATTTTCAAACCAGGGCAATTGACAGCCTCGAAAATTACCCCTTTAAAAAATTATATGAGGCTGGTGTTCTAGTAACAATAAATACGGACAATAGGACTGTCAGTAATACCAATTTAAACAAGGAATATCAAAAGATTGCGGACTGGTATGACTTTGAACCAAAGGACTTTTTAAAGGTTAATTTAAATGCCCTTGAAGGAGCCTTTATTAATCAGGAAGAAAAAGATCAGTTAAGGGAAGAATTCATTAGTAGTTATCAGGACTTTCTCTAA